From Streptomyces sp. CMB-StM0423, a single genomic window includes:
- a CDS encoding threonine ammonia-lyase: protein MRTPTVTDALLARRLVRDVLPPTPLWSYAALDRGAAAALFVKHENTQPTGAFKVRGGLALLASMTAEERARGIVGYSTGNHAQSLAYAAARHGAPCTIVMPERANPAKVRAVTALGAELIQHGATFDEARPYAAQLAAERGARPVSAADEPEIVAGVATAYLELFEQAPDLDTVIVPVGGGSGAAAASLVAAAVAPDCRVVAVQSAASPAAYESWRAGRLVERPNRTRVEGLATGTGFALPQALMRTGLADFLLVDDDAIALAQRSLLRDAHTLAEGAGAAALAALYTHPDAFAGQRVAVVCTGGNAQEEEIARALHLKV from the coding sequence ATGAGGACTCCGACCGTCACCGACGCCCTGCTCGCCCGCCGGCTGGTCCGCGACGTGCTGCCGCCCACCCCGCTCTGGTCGTACGCCGCGCTGGACCGCGGGGCCGCAGCGGCGCTGTTCGTCAAGCACGAGAACACCCAGCCGACGGGCGCGTTCAAGGTACGCGGCGGCCTCGCCCTGCTCGCCTCGATGACCGCGGAGGAGCGCGCCCGCGGCATCGTCGGCTACTCCACCGGCAACCACGCCCAGTCGCTCGCCTACGCCGCCGCCCGGCACGGCGCACCGTGCACGATCGTGATGCCGGAGCGCGCCAACCCCGCCAAGGTGCGCGCCGTCACCGCCCTCGGCGCGGAACTGATCCAGCACGGCGCGACGTTCGACGAAGCCCGCCCGTACGCCGCGCAGTTGGCCGCCGAGCGGGGCGCCCGGCCGGTCAGCGCCGCGGACGAGCCGGAGATCGTCGCCGGCGTGGCCACCGCGTACCTGGAGCTGTTCGAGCAGGCGCCGGACCTGGACACGGTGATCGTCCCGGTCGGCGGCGGCAGCGGCGCCGCGGCCGCGAGCCTGGTGGCCGCGGCCGTCGCCCCGGACTGCCGGGTGGTGGCGGTGCAGTCGGCGGCCTCCCCGGCGGCGTACGAGTCCTGGCGCGCGGGCCGTCTCGTCGAACGCCCCAACCGCACCCGGGTCGAGGGGCTGGCCACCGGCACCGGCTTCGCGCTGCCGCAGGCGCTGATGCGCACCGGGCTCGCGGACTTCCTCCTCGTCGACGACGACGCGATCGCCCTCGCCCAGCGCAGCCTGCTGCGCGACGCGCACACGCTGGCGGAGGGCGCGGGCGCCGCGGCGCTCGCGGCGCTGTACACGCACCCGGACGCGTTCGCCGGGCAGCGCGTCGCGGTCGTGTGTACGGGAGGGAACGCCCAGGAAGAGGAGATTGCCAGGGCCCTTCACCTGAAGGTGTGA
- a CDS encoding DNA gyrase/topoisomerase IV subunit A — MARRRSSAPPPEEFEERILDVDVVDEMQGSFLEYAYSVIYSRALPDARDGLKPVHRRILHQMNEMGLRPERSYVKCARVVGEVMGRLHPHGDSAIYDALVRLAQPFSMRLPLVDGHGNFGSLGNDDPPAAMRYTECRPAPAATLMVESIDEDTVDFTPNYDGSEQEPVALPSAFPNLLVNGASGIAVGMATNMPPHNLGEVIAAARHLIRHPGADLETLMRYVPGPDLPTGGRVVGLDGIRDAYETGRGSFKIRATAAVEQVSARRKGIVVTELPFTVGPEKIRAKVKDLIGAKRLQGIADLKDLTDRKHGLRLVFEIKNGFHPEAVLEQLYKLTPMEETFGINNVALVDGQPLTLGLKELLEVFLDHRFTVVRRRSEFRRTKRRDRLHLVEGLLVALLDIDEVIRIIRASENAAQAKERLIGHFSLSEIQTQYILDTPLRRLTKFDRLELEAERDRLTAEIEELTRILESDAELRKLVSGELSSVAKKYGSERRTVLLEAGGEPAAAVPLEMSDDPCRVLMSSTGLLARTANGDPFGEPAPAKRVKHDVIVSAVPTTSRAHIGAVTSEGRLLRVSVIDLPVLPETAARPSLAGGAAVSEFLTLADGEKVVCLTTLDESSPGLALGTEQGVVKRVVPDYPSNKEELEVVTLKDGDRIVGAAELRTGEEDLVFVTSDAQLLRYPAGQVRPQGRPAGGMAGVKLADGAKVVAFHVVDPAADAAVLTVAGSTGALDGAWVQTAKLTPFDQFPRKGRATGGVRCQRFLKGEDCVTFAWVGPVPARAAGRAGAPVELPEPDPRRDGSGTPLAKQVTAVAGPV, encoded by the coding sequence ATGGCCCGCCGCAGAAGCAGTGCCCCGCCGCCAGAGGAGTTCGAAGAGCGGATCCTCGACGTCGACGTCGTGGACGAGATGCAGGGCTCCTTCCTCGAGTACGCGTACTCGGTCATCTACTCCCGCGCGCTCCCCGACGCCCGCGACGGCCTGAAGCCCGTGCACCGCCGCATCCTGCACCAGATGAACGAGATGGGCCTGCGCCCCGAGCGTTCTTACGTGAAGTGCGCGCGCGTCGTCGGCGAGGTGATGGGCCGGCTGCACCCGCACGGCGACTCCGCCATCTACGACGCGCTGGTGCGCCTGGCGCAGCCGTTCTCGATGCGGCTGCCGCTCGTCGACGGCCACGGCAACTTCGGCTCCCTCGGCAACGACGACCCGCCCGCGGCCATGCGCTACACCGAGTGCCGCCCCGCGCCCGCCGCGACGCTCATGGTCGAGTCGATCGACGAGGACACGGTCGACTTCACCCCCAACTACGACGGCAGCGAGCAGGAGCCCGTCGCCCTGCCGTCCGCGTTCCCGAACCTGCTGGTGAACGGCGCCTCGGGGATCGCGGTCGGAATGGCGACCAACATGCCGCCGCACAACCTGGGCGAGGTCATCGCCGCCGCGCGGCACCTCATCCGGCACCCGGGCGCCGACCTGGAGACCCTGATGCGGTACGTGCCGGGGCCCGACCTGCCCACCGGCGGCCGGGTTGTCGGCCTCGACGGCATCCGGGACGCGTACGAGACGGGCCGCGGCAGCTTCAAGATCCGCGCCACCGCGGCAGTCGAGCAGGTCTCCGCGCGCCGCAAGGGCATCGTCGTCACCGAGCTGCCCTTCACCGTCGGCCCGGAGAAGATCCGCGCCAAGGTCAAGGACCTCATCGGGGCGAAGCGGCTGCAGGGCATCGCCGACCTGAAGGACCTCACCGACCGCAAGCACGGGCTGCGGCTGGTCTTCGAGATCAAGAACGGCTTCCACCCCGAGGCCGTGCTGGAGCAGTTGTACAAGCTGACGCCGATGGAGGAGACCTTCGGCATCAACAACGTGGCGCTCGTCGACGGCCAGCCGCTCACGCTGGGCCTGAAGGAGCTGCTGGAGGTCTTCCTCGACCACCGCTTCACGGTGGTGCGGCGGCGCAGCGAGTTCCGGCGCACCAAGCGCCGCGACCGGCTGCACCTGGTGGAGGGCCTGCTCGTCGCGCTGCTCGACATCGACGAGGTCATCCGCATCATCCGGGCCAGTGAGAACGCCGCGCAGGCCAAGGAGCGGCTGATCGGCCACTTCTCGCTCTCCGAGATCCAGACGCAGTACATCCTGGACACCCCGCTGCGCCGGCTGACGAAGTTCGACCGGCTGGAGCTGGAGGCCGAGCGGGACCGGCTGACGGCGGAGATCGAGGAGCTGACGCGGATCCTGGAGTCGGACGCGGAGCTGCGCAAGCTGGTGTCCGGGGAGCTGTCCTCGGTGGCGAAGAAGTACGGCAGCGAGCGCCGCACGGTACTGCTGGAGGCCGGCGGGGAGCCGGCCGCGGCGGTGCCGCTGGAGATGTCCGACGACCCGTGCCGGGTGCTGATGTCGTCCACGGGGCTGCTGGCCCGTACCGCCAACGGCGATCCCTTCGGCGAGCCGGCGCCGGCGAAGCGCGTCAAGCACGACGTGATCGTCTCCGCCGTGCCGACGACGTCGCGGGCGCACATCGGGGCGGTGACCTCGGAGGGGCGGCTGCTGCGGGTGTCGGTGATCGACCTGCCGGTGCTGCCGGAGACCGCGGCCCGGCCCAGCCTGGCCGGCGGCGCGGCGGTCTCGGAGTTCCTCACGCTGGCGGACGGCGAGAAGGTCGTCTGCCTCACCACGCTCGACGAGTCCTCGCCCGGCCTGGCGCTGGGCACGGAGCAGGGCGTGGTGAAGCGGGTGGTGCCGGACTACCCGTCGAACAAGGAGGAGTTGGAGGTCGTCACGCTCAAGGACGGCGACCGGATCGTCGGCGCGGCGGAGCTGCGGACGGGCGAGGAGGACCTCGTGTTCGTCACCAGCGACGCCCAGTTGCTGCGCTATCCCGCGGGGCAGGTGCGGCCGCAGGGCCGGCCGGCGGGCGGCATGGCGGGGGTGAAGCTGGCCGACGGCGCGAAGGTCGTCGCGTTCCACGTGGTCGACCCGGCGGCCGATGCGGCGGTGCTGACGGTCGCGGGCTCCACGGGGGCGCTGGACGGTGCGTGGGTGCAGACGGCGAAGCTGACGCCGTTCGACCAGTTTCCGCGGAAGGGCCGGGCGACGGGCGGCGTGCGCTGCCAGCGGTTCCTGAAGGGCGAGGACTGCGTGACGTTCGCCTGGGTGGGGCCGGTGCCGGCCCGCGCGGCGGGGCGTGCGGGCGCCCCGGTGGAGCTGCCGGAGCCGGACCCGCGCCGGGACGGCTCGGGGACACCGCTGGCGAAGCAGGTGACGGCGGTGGCCGGGCCGGTGTAG
- a CDS encoding M16 family metallopeptidase, whose protein sequence is MGQTATPQANSGGLTLEEHRLDNGLRVILSEDHLTPVASVCIWYDVGSRHEVAGRTGLAHLFEHLMFQGSAQVSGNGHFELVQSAGGSLNGTTSFERTNYFETMPAHQLGLALWLEADRMGSLLTALTEESLDNQRDVVKNERRQRYDNVPYGTAFEKLAAMTYPDGHPYHHTPIGSMADLDATSLADCQEFFRTYYAPGNAVLSVVGDIDPAQTLAWVEQYFGSIPAHDGKQPPRDGSLPDTLGGAQRVPLAEEVPSRALMASYRLPEDGTREADAADLALTVLGGGESSRLYNRLVRRDRLAVAAGFGMLRLAGAPSLGWLDVKASGGVEVPAIETAVDEELARFAEQGPTSEEMERAQAQMEREWLDRLATVGGRADEFCRYAVLFGDPKLALGAVERILGVTADEVQAVAKARLIPENRAALVYEPTAPAADENDGAAGAEEDEVQA, encoded by the coding sequence ATGGGTCAGACGGCCACCCCGCAGGCCAACTCAGGCGGACTGACACTGGAAGAACACCGCTTGGACAACGGGCTGCGGGTCATCCTCTCCGAGGACCATCTCACGCCCGTCGCCTCGGTGTGCATCTGGTACGACGTGGGTTCGCGCCACGAGGTGGCCGGCCGCACCGGTCTCGCCCACCTCTTCGAGCACCTGATGTTCCAGGGCTCGGCGCAGGTCTCCGGCAACGGTCACTTCGAACTGGTGCAGTCCGCCGGCGGCTCGCTCAACGGGACCACCAGCTTCGAGCGCACCAACTACTTCGAGACCATGCCGGCCCACCAGCTCGGACTGGCGCTGTGGCTGGAGGCCGACCGGATGGGCTCGCTGCTCACCGCGCTCACCGAGGAGAGCCTGGACAACCAGCGCGACGTGGTGAAGAACGAGCGCCGGCAGCGGTACGACAACGTGCCGTACGGCACGGCGTTCGAGAAGCTCGCCGCGATGACGTACCCCGACGGGCACCCGTACCACCACACGCCGATCGGCTCGATGGCCGACCTGGACGCGACCTCGCTCGCGGACTGCCAGGAGTTCTTCCGCACGTACTACGCCCCGGGCAACGCCGTGCTCTCCGTCGTCGGCGACATCGACCCGGCGCAGACGCTGGCCTGGGTGGAGCAGTACTTCGGCTCCATCCCCGCGCACGACGGCAAGCAGCCCCCGCGCGACGGCTCGCTGCCCGACACCCTCGGCGGCGCGCAGCGCGTGCCGCTCGCCGAAGAGGTGCCGTCGCGGGCGCTGATGGCCTCGTACCGGCTGCCCGAGGACGGCACCCGCGAGGCCGATGCCGCGGACCTGGCCCTGACCGTGCTCGGCGGCGGCGAGTCCTCCCGCCTCTACAACCGCCTGGTGCGCCGCGACCGGCTCGCCGTCGCGGCCGGGTTCGGGATGCTGCGGCTCGCCGGCGCGCCGTCGCTCGGCTGGCTGGACGTCAAGGCGTCCGGCGGCGTCGAGGTGCCCGCCATCGAGACCGCCGTCGACGAGGAGCTGGCGCGCTTCGCGGAACAGGGGCCGACGTCCGAGGAGATGGAGCGGGCGCAGGCGCAGATGGAGCGCGAGTGGCTGGACCGGCTCGCGACCGTCGGCGGCCGGGCGGACGAGTTCTGCCGCTACGCCGTGCTCTTCGGCGACCCGAAGCTCGCGCTCGGCGCGGTCGAGCGGATCCTCGGCGTGACCGCCGATGAGGTGCAGGCCGTCGCCAAGGCGCGGCTCATCCCGGAGAACCGCGCGGCCCTCGTGTACGAGCCCACCGCCCCCGCCGCCGACGAGAACGACGGTGCCGCGGGCGCCGAGGAAGACGAGGTTCAGGCGTGA
- a CDS encoding DUF485 domain-containing protein: MNNPQGPEGAPPAPPRDPWSERPDWSGRSDLSPWPEAQPWPDVQPCPDVHPCPDASSWPAASPWPARTAPTDRREQLYVPAAPAPGWGWDGWEPEPAAPPPSRAAERAGSGARDGDDEADDAVYLAIHATPEFQRVRTRYRRFVVPAALAFLAWYLAYVVAATVAPELMGRRVAGPVNVALLAGLGQFATTFLLTWAYARHARLRRDPAALDLRWDIAMRTRRQDGNPAPARQETEPGR; encoded by the coding sequence GTGAACAACCCCCAGGGGCCCGAGGGGGCCCCACCGGCCCCGCCCCGCGATCCGTGGTCGGAACGGCCGGACTGGTCCGGCCGTTCCGACCTGTCGCCATGGCCGGAGGCACAGCCCTGGCCGGACGTGCAGCCCTGCCCGGACGTGCACCCCTGCCCGGATGCGTCGTCCTGGCCGGCCGCGTCGCCCTGGCCCGCCAGGACCGCGCCGACCGACCGGCGCGAGCAGCTCTACGTGCCCGCCGCCCCGGCCCCCGGCTGGGGCTGGGACGGCTGGGAGCCGGAGCCCGCCGCGCCGCCGCCTTCCCGGGCCGCGGAGCGCGCCGGCTCCGGTGCGCGGGACGGCGATGACGAAGCCGACGACGCCGTGTACCTCGCCATCCACGCCACCCCCGAGTTCCAGCGTGTACGCACCAGGTACCGCCGCTTCGTCGTGCCGGCCGCGCTCGCGTTCCTCGCCTGGTACCTGGCGTACGTCGTCGCCGCCACCGTCGCGCCCGAGTTGATGGGCCGCCGGGTCGCGGGCCCCGTCAACGTCGCGCTGCTCGCCGGACTCGGCCAGTTCGCGACGACGTTCCTGCTCACCTGGGCATACGCCCGGCACGCCCGGCTGCGCCGTGACCCCGCCGCGCTCGACCTGCGCTGGGACATCGCCATGCGGACCCGCCGCCAGGACGGCAACCCCGCCCCCGCGCGCCAGGAGACGGAGCCGGGCCGGTGA